From a region of the Torulaspora globosa chromosome 7, complete sequence genome:
- the KAR5 gene encoding Kar5p (ancestral locus Anc_2.632): MLKSVHIFSAYDISMTICSMLWFLVIGLPLGESYSLDISSQLQQRFSAINTTDKVLAKEYLEDKFPFLKSHCVTEALKSFLPICLEKGMEFVDSALRVEAAVKLSICEFKASGLEHIPNSCDSWDIDSMMDCMIRLESSAQWWTTYSGNYQRLSSICFENSLPYEKQQILDLFLNVTRMYSDISDALRAQVQEIISNTESASRRHLENMANMFQEYMDDFSQRAKSNEEDIETEFIAHKDRMKELITRDSVAFLEELKKKDSQLIESLGDILITTDKIATELSRMDITNEINDKNRAALEKWTEVDEIVEKIYDAQIENHNRMGKQWEDFLVLARDDIITISSDLAKSHARAFEALNDYDDMIKDTIIPSIANSVLSPLHALKEQILFDWQETAELISEDVTNWNNRVASSFEAISQNLNNTMEKVIDLDNRIAKLHGLFAHIQKVFELIFKAFQHSSMIFLHLIRNRWFWVLAMLSFCMPKTLKVFRSEIPFLMIISVTQLALKWCMILIMIFIGSKLGTLIVSNNS; encoded by the coding sequence ATGCTCAAGAGTGTTCACATATTCAGTGCTTATGATATATCGATGACGATCTGCTCCATGCTATGGTTTTTAGTGATTGGCCTGCCCTTAGGCGAGAGTTACAGTCTAGATATCTCCAGCCAGCTCCAACAACGGTTCAGTGCGATAAACACCACTGACAAGGTATTAGCTAAGGAGTACTTGGAGGATAAGTTCCCGTTCCTCAAATCGCATTGCGTCACTGAAGCTTTGAAGTCCTTTTTGCCAATATGCTTGGAAAAAGGTATGGAATTCGTCGATTCAGCACTACGTGTTGAGGCCGCTGTTAAGCTGTCGATTTGTGAGTTCAAAGCATCCGGATTGGAACATATACCTAACAGTTGTGATTCGTGGGATATAGACTCCATGATGGACTGCATGATACGGCTGGAGTCCTCGGCTCAGTGGTGGACGACCTACAGTGGAAACTATCAGAGATTATCCAGCATATGCTTTGAGAATTCACTCCCTTACGAGAAACAGCAAATATTAGACCTATTTTTGAATGTAACCAGGATGTATAGCGACATCAGCGATGCATTAAGAGCTCAGGTTCAGGAAATAATCAGCAATACCGAGTCAGCCTCCAGAAGACATTTGGAAAATATGGCCAACATGTTTCAAGAATACATGGATGATTTCAGCCAAAGGGCAAAAtccaatgaagaagatataGAAACCGAATTCATTGCCCACAAAGATAGGATGAAGGAATTGATTACTAGGGACTCAGTTGCATTCTTAGAGGAGCTTAAAAAAAAAGATTCGCAGCTTATCGAGAGTCTTGGGGATATCCTAATCACTACCGATAAAATAGCAACCGAGCTTAGCAGAATGGACATTACAAATGAGATCAACGATAAAAATCGGGCGGCTTTAGAAAAGTGGACGGAAGTGGACGAAATCGTTGAGAAGATATACGATGCGCAGATTGAAAATCACAATCGCATGGGTAAGCAATGGGAAGATTTCTTGGTCTTAGCCAGAGATGATATTATAaccatttcttctgatcTGGCGAAGTCACACGCTcgagcttttgaagcacTGAATGACTACGACGATATGATAAAAGACACCATAATCCCGTCGATCGCCAACAGTGTCCTTTCGCCACTGCATGCCCTGAAGGAGCAGATTTTGTTTGACTGGCAAGAAACTGCCGAGTTAATTAGTGAAGATGTGACGAACTGGAATAACAGAGTGGCGAGTAGCTTTGAAGCAATCTCGCAAAACTTGAACAATACAATGGAAAAAGTAATAGACCTCGATAATAGAATTGCGAAGCTTCATGGCTTGTTCGCTCACATCCAAAAGGTCTTCGAGCTCATATTTAAGGCTTTCCAGCACAGCTCGATGATTTTTCTGCACCTCATTAGAAACCGATGGTTTTGGGTTCTTGCAATGCTAAGCTTTTGCATGCCTAAAACACTGAAAGTATTTCGTTCTGAAATACCTTTTCTAATGATTATTAGCGTAACGCAGCTAGCGCTAAAATGGTGCATGATACTAATCATGATCTTTATAGGTTCAAAGCTCGGCACGCTGATAGTATCGAACAATTCATAA
- the AEP1 gene encoding Aep1p (ancestral locus Anc_2.631) encodes MKPCRIYSTCNVRGVPRNPLKHRIGPKQGLPLSVPSPSHIVHPFYTPSTTEEIIACSTETLPALLDGKQIMPSLLNEKPAGSYHLEMSSLRFKCVRGVANWLEDFSAFAGSSSELDYRVLNQQMTGLLLKPSKLSRMKHPLISTLKELFAVEKSQQINPATLNAIVEQFISDRDLGVFSEDIYLYLLQHHVNSTDKILTIIESIKLHLATDIDQLKVIEELVLHLLVSLERNKLPITEKLVTSFDGLLDAINKRFHVQNCTTHFQPLVCEEILEYYIKIGNLNESKRIISGLIARKFLPAESTIVNYLKAINDQLNLDKTPKGYLRAFALVSDFRPAVERARNPLTFTYLIPLCRHMSEVTSLLTMIKNCENAKEILDVNLIPFIHKITHIKNGPSMRSANLCSLYRMASAFYGDKLPDKYSKAFLLSFADLKNYVMMATIMKKDIIAISSDFFKTILSKLEKKQLKNIPSSIEGCDLFKVDLFTSCMLPFYFSLPLKAKLQLISQMKTKLILVTVLKAELAQTENLELDVIRKILVHGLSNDLLSDVPASVWDKFTADTELNSVLRESEKVTAQKQSKKTI; translated from the coding sequence ATGAAGCCGTGCAGGATCTATTCTACTTGCAATGTACGTGGTGTACCGCGAAATCCACTCAAACACAGAATTGGCCCAAAACAAGGCCTTCCTTTATCAGTACCGTCCCCATCGCATATTGTTCACCCGTTTTACACCCCTAGCACTACAGAAGAGATAATTGCGTGTTCTACAGAAACTTTGCCAGCATTGCTGGATGGAAAACAGATCATGCCTTCCTTACTGAATGAAAAACCGGCCGGCTCGTATCACCTGGAAATGAGCTCGTTGAGATTTAAATGTGTGCGCGGAGTTGCAAACTGGCTAGAAGATTTCTCAGCCTTTGCGGGCTCTTCCTCTGAGCTGGATTACAGAGTCCTAAATCAGCAAATGACGGGCTTACTGCTGAAACCCAGCAAGTTAAGTAGGATGAAGCATCCTTTGATATCCACTTTAAAGGAGCTCTTTGCAGTTGAGAAAAGCCAGCAAATCAATCCGGCCACCCTGAATGCTATAGTTGAACAATTTATCAGCGATAGAGACTTGGGGGTCTTCAGCGAAGATATCTATTTGTACTTGCTTCAGCATCACGTCAATTCCACCGACAAAATTTTGACGATTATTGAATCAATAAAGCTGCACTTGGCCACGGATATTGATCAACTTAAAGTCATCGAGGAGCTCGTACTCCATCTTCTCGTCTCTCTCGAGAGGAACAAGTTACCAATTACTGAGAAACTAGTGACCTCTTTTGATGGCCTGCTTGATGCCATAAATAAGAGATTTCATGTACAAAATTGCACAACACACTTTCAGCCTCTGGTATGTGAAGAAATTTTAGAATATTACATCAAAATCGGGAACCTGAACGAAAGTAAAAGGATCATAAGCGGCCTGATTGCTAGGAAGTTCCTTCCAGCTGAATCAACGATAGTCAATTATCTCAAAGCCATCAATGATCAGCTGAACCTAGATAAAACTCCCAAGGGTTATTTGAGGGCCTTTGCATTAGTTTCTGATTTTCGACCAGCCGTTGAGCGGGCTCGCAACCCGTTGACTTTCACTTATTTGATACCCCTTTGCAGGCATATGTCTGAGGTGACAAGTCTACTTACTATGATAAAAAACTGTGAGAACGCGAAAGAGATACTGGATGTCAACCTAATTCCGTTCATACACAAGATTACTCATATAAAGAACGGCCCATCAATGAGATCCGCCAATCTCTGTTCTCTTTACCGAATGGCGTCAGCATTTTACGGCGACAAACTACCCGACAAATATTCAAAGGCTTTTCTGCTTTCCTTTGCAGACTTAAAAAACTATGTGATGATGGCGACCATCATGAAGAAGGACATTATTGCAATTTCCAgtgatttcttcaagacgaTTCTTTCCAAACTCGAAAAAAAGCAACTCAAGAATATCCCTTCCTCAATTGAGGGCTGTGACTTGTTCAAAGTGGATCTTTTCACAAGCTGCATGCTTCCTTTCTACTTTAGCCTGCCTCTAAAGGCCAAGCTGCAACTGATTTCGCAAATGAAAACGAAACTGATACTGGTTACAGTCCTTAAAGCGGAGCTGGCTCAGACAGAAAATTTGGAGCTAGATGTCATAAGGAAAATCTTGGTGCATGGTTTAAGCAATGACTTACTCTCTGACGTCCCAGCATCTGTTTGGGATAAATTCACGGCAGATACTGAACTAAACtcagttcttcgagaatCCGAGAAGGTTACAGCGCAAAAGCAGTCTAAGAAAACTATATAG
- the RIM9 gene encoding Rim9p (ancestral locus Anc_2.630), translating to MRVIITVVVLTTVSLVFQLLPVISVPITKSLALSNFLDSAYGVFGWCNTNVDLNGTVCTPAGIGYTDLSVDMSGRKTFLPSMVKYPVTKLLVVHPLSLAFTSILWVMILLLLSPSLRSSSGYLLVVALFSLPTVLFSLLCFLVDILIFISHLNWPGWLMLAATISLAICCSLLWTLRRSVSIKNYETLQAKERASSVETYATAQIAPIKTGSITVHESSVLEPGLS from the coding sequence ATGCGGGTGATCATCACTGTGGTAGTGTTGACTACGGTATCATTGgttttccaattgctgcCGGTGATCTCTGTGCCGATCACTAAGAGCTTGGCGCTATCGAACTTTCTTGATTCCGCGTATGGCGTGTTTGGCTGGTGCAACACTAATGTAGATCTCAATGGAACGGTATGCACACCTGCGGGAATCGGATACACAGACTTGAGCGTTGATATGTCGGGACGGAAAACCTTTCTCCCATCCATGGTGAAATACCCAGTGACAAAATTGCTAGTGGTTCACCCACTATCGTTGGCGTTCACGTCGATATTGTGGGTTATGATATTGCTGCTATTATCCCCCTCACTACGATCCTCCTCTGGATATCTGTTGGTTGTGGCGCTTTTCTCGCTGCCGACCGTTTTGTTCAGTTTGCTGTGCTTTCTGGTCGATATTCTCATTTTCATTTCGCATTTGAACTGGCCAGGATGGCTCATGTTGGCTGCCACGATCAGCTTGGCCATTTGCTGTTCGTTGCTGTGGACTCTGAGACGTTCCGTGTCCATAAAAAACTACGAAACTCTGCAAGCAAAAGAGAGGGCTTCATCAGTGGAAACATATGCCACAGCACAGATTGCACCGATAAAGACAGGCTCAATTACGGTCCATGAATCCTCAGTGCTCGAACCTGGTCTCTCATAA
- the DHR2 gene encoding RNA helicase (ancestral locus Anc_2.629), which translates to MQTSADSVLPKNQKRGRKVHPFQRSQSKVVQFVENKQDDEDELENQTLSRNELKKKANDLLRVRQTFPVYQNKEEIMKYIRKNQVAILIGETGSGKSTQIPQFVLDDLYAGRFKGAIAVTQPRRVAAINLATRVAQEYGCNVGEQVGYSVRFDNATSSKTRLKYLTDGMLLRESMMHRDLKEYSVVVIDEAHERTVLTDLILGFLKSLIDGPRPDLKIIVMSATLQAERFSSFFHNAPILFVEGRKFSVDQYYLGQPCEDVVDSMVRCCCQINQGEQMGDILCFLPGQEEIDKAVAIMNKISPCISETTAVPLMVALPLYAALPPAQQALVFRPVKGFKRKVVFSTNIAETSVTISGVKFVIDSGLRKVKVWRHQLGLATLLTVPISRASAMQRTGRAGRESEGKCFRLYREADYNQLPLQTEPEIARSDVTSPVLMLKRYDIDDVVNWTWFENPGKDALVLALQQLYELQALDEAGKITSRGKQMALLPLPPQMSSVLIHAHEIKCLSPAIDIVACLSVDNFLLNPPPELRDEVNERRLALCSAGKRHGDLIMMKELFDFASQIHTPQERVEWCKQLCVSHRAFKNIAKIKEQLRTYCKHLFNDDVTQQEENELALDTNTNIARIVKCFLTGFAKNTAIRMPDRSYRTVLTGEPISIHPSSLLFLNSHCPAIMYTEYLFTTKGYARNVTRLELAWLQEIAGLGAVAKQTVASHEQSV; encoded by the coding sequence ATGCAGACTTCTGCGGACTCAGTTTTGCCCAAAAATCAAAAGAGAGGACGGAAGGTGCATCCATTCCAGAGATCTCAGAGCAAAGTAGTGCAGTTTGTGGAAAACAAGcaagatgacgaagatgagcttgaaaatcAGACATTGAGTAGAAAtgagctcaagaaaaagGCCAACGATCTACTTCGGGTCAGGCAGACCTTTCCTGTGTACCAGAACAAGGAGGAGATCATGAAATACATTCGGAAGAATCAAGTTGCGATCCTTATCGGTGAGACAGGTTCCGGTAAATCGACTCAGATTCCGCAATTTGTGCTTGACGATCTTTACGCGGGTCGATTCAAGGGTGCCATAGCGGTCACCCAGCCGAGACGAGTCGCTGCGATAAATTTGGCCACACGAGTAGCTCAAGAGTATGGCTGCAACGTAGGAGAGCAGGTCGGTTATTCTGTGAGATTTGACAACGCTACGAGCTCGAAAACTCGTCTCAAGTATCTGACTGATGGTATGCTCTTGAGGGAGTCGATGATGCACCGTGATCTGAAGGAGTACAGTGTGGTAGTTATCGATGAAGCACACGAGAGAACAGTTCTAACGGATTTGATCCTTGGGTTCCTGAAGTCTTTGATAGATGGTCCTAGAcctgatttgaagataaTCGTCATGTCAGCAACACTGCAGGCAGAGAGATTCAGCTCATTTTTCCACAACGCACCCATCCTCTTCGTTGAAGGACGTAAGTTCAGCGTTGATCAGTACTATTTAGGACAGCCATGTGAGGACGTAGTCGATAGCATGGTGCGTTGTTGCTGCCAGATCAACCAAGGCGAGCAGATGGGAGATATCCTGTGCTTTCTGCCCGGTcaggaagagatcgatAAGGCCGTGGCCATCATGAATAAGATTTCACCGTGTATTAGTGAGACCACTGCTGTTCCGCTAATGGTAGCGCTGCCGCTTTATGCAGCGCTACCGCCAGCGCAGCAGGCGCTGGTCTTCAGGCCTGTGAAGGGTTTCAAGAGGAAAGTCGTTTTCAGTACCAACATCGCAGAAACATCAGTGACTATCAGCGGGGTCAAGTTCGTGATAGACTCCGGTCTCCGCAAAGTGAAGGTGTGGCGGCACCAGCTTGGGCTAGCCACCCTGCTCACCGTCCCGATCTCGAGGGCAAGTGCGATGCAAAGAACAGGTCGAGCGGGCAGAGAAAGCGAGGGAAAGTGTTTCCGACTGTACCGTGAAGCCGACTACAACCAACTGCCCTTGCAAACAGAGCCTGAGATTGCTCGAAGCGACGTCACATCACCTGTTCTGATGTTGAAGCGGTACGACATCGACGACGTCGTCAACTGGACATGGTTCGAAAACCCGGGCAAGGACGCTCTTGTGCTGGCGCTCCAACAGCTCTACGAATTACAGGCGCTGGACGAGGCGGGCAAGATCACCTCCCGAGGCAAGCAAATGGCGCTACTACCGCTGCCCCCTCAGATGAGCAGCGTGCTAATCCACGCCCATGAGATCAAGTGTCTGTCGCCTGCGATCGACATCGTCGCCTGTCTCAGCGTCGACAACTTCCTACTCAACCCTCCTCCAGAGCTACGAGACGAAGTGAATGAGCGGAGACTCGCACTATGCAGCGCCGGCAAGAGACACGGCGACCTcataatgatgaaagagcttttcgATTTCGCCTCCCAGATCCACACTCCGCAAGAGCGCGTAGAATGGTGCAAACAGCTGTGCGTATCGCACCGCGccttcaagaacatcgCTAAAATAAAGGAACAACTTAGAACATACTGCAAACATCTATTTAACGACGATGTGACACAACAAGAGGAGAACGAACTAGCCCTAGACACAAACACGAACATCGCCCGGATCGTCAAATGTTTCCTAACCGgttttgccaagaacacCGCCATTAGAATGCCAGACAGATCCTATCGAACAGTGCTAACCGGCGAACCCATCAGCATACACCCATCGTCTCTTCTGTTCCTCAACTCTCACTGTCCCGCCATAATGTACACAGAGTACCTATTCACCACTAAGGGATACGCGCGCAACGTGACGCGTCTCGAGCTCGCCTGGCTGCAGGAGATTGCCGGTCTCGGCGCCGTTGCCAAGCAGACCGTCGCGTCACACGAGCAAAGTGTCTAA
- the STL1 gene encoding glucose-inactivated glycerol proton symporter STL1 (similar to Saccharomyces cerevisiae STL1 (YDR536W)), producing MGLRLSKKFSPKGGFMSRTAHFGLTGKKLRYVITTTAMTGFSLFGYDQGLMASLITGDQFNYEFPATKNNGEGDTHTSTVQGAVTSCYELGCFFGSLFVMFCGERLGRKPLIVLGSLITIVGAAISTCAFREHWALGQFVIGRVITGVGTGLNTSTIPVWQSEMSDPSIRGLLVNLEGSTIALGTMLAYWINFGFSYIDSSVQWRFPVSLQILFALVLLALIVNLPESPRWLIAQSRTEEARYLLGQLDEVDPNDDQVIAEVAMIHDTVMRSKSEKNSMSNLFARGKSQNRQRALVAASTQFFQQFTGCNAAIYYSTVLFEKTILLSPRLSMILGGVFSTVYALSTIPSFFLIERFGRRNLFLMGAAGQAVSFTITFACLIHSTKENAKGAAVGLFLFIVFFGSSILSLPWIYPPEIASMKVRASTNAFSTCTNWICNFAVVMFTPIFIHRSGWGCYLFFAVMNYLYIPVIFFFYPETAGRSLEEIDIIYAKSHEEGTQAWRVAANLPKLSLQEIEDHANALGLYEDDLEKEEFIEDKADDNRGAHGYALFARNTQNNAEDSSSASEKDPRTASQGDI from the coding sequence ATGGGGTTAAGATTAAGCAAAAAATTCTCGCCAAAAGGCGGGTTTATGAGTAGAACGGCTCATTTCGGTCTGACGGGTAAGAAGTTGCGTTATGTCATCACCACGACGGCGATGACTGGTTTTTCGCTTTTTGGCTACGATCAAGGTCTGATGGCTAGTCTGATCACAGGTGACCAGTTCAATTACGAGTTTCCAGCAACTAAGAACAATGGAGAGGGCGACACACATACCAGTACAGTTCAGGGTGCTGTTACTTCGTGTTACGAGTTGGGTTGTTTTTTTGGATCTCTGTTTGTTATGTTTTGTGGTGAAAGGCTCGGGAGGAAGCCTTTGATTGTGTTGGGTTCTTTGATCACTATCGTTGGGGCTGCCATTTCTACATGTGCGTTTCGTGAGCACTGGGCGTTGGGCCAGTTTGTGATCGGTAGAGTTATTACCGGCGTTGGTACTGGTCTCAACACCTCGACGATCCCCGTCTGGCAGTCCGAGATGTCCGATCCAAGCATTAGAGGTCTGTTGGTTAACCTGGAGGGCTCCACGATCGCTCTTGGTACCATGCTTGCGTACTGGATCAATTTTGGGTTCTCTTACATCGACAGCTCTGTGCAGTGGAGATTCCCGGTGTCGTTGCAAATTCTCTTTGCATTAGTTCTTTTGGCGCTCATCGTCAATCTGCCAGAATCGCCACGTTGGCTGATTGCTCAAAGCAGAACCGAAGAGGCTCGTTACTTACTCGGACAACTCGATGAGGTTGATCCAAACGATGATCAGGTCATCGCCGAAGTCGCTATGATCCACGATACCGTCATGAGGTCAAAGAGTGAGAAGAACTCGATGTCTAACCTGTTCGCTCGTGGCAAGTCTCAAAACAGGCAAAGAGCTCTTGTTGCCGCCTCTACtcagtttttccagcagTTCACCGGTTGCAACGCTGCTATCTACTATTCCACCGTgcttttcgaaaagacaATACTTCTGAGTCCCAGACTCTCCATGATTCTCGGTGGTGTTTTCTCTACTGTCTATGCGTTGTCCACAATTCCATCGTTCTTTCTAATTGAACGTTTCGGTAGACGTAACTTGTTCCTAATGGGAGCAGCTGGTCAAGCCGTTTCCTTTACCATCACCTTTGCCTGTTTGATCCACAGCACCAAGGAAAACGCTAAAGGTGCCGCTGTCGGTTTGTTCCTgttcatcgtcttctttgGTAGTTCTATTCTGTCCTTGCCATGGATTTATCCGCCTGAAATCGCCTCTATGAAGGTCCGTGCTTCAACTAACGCGTTCTCCACATGCACCAACTGGATATGTAACTTCGCCGTGGTCATGTTCACGCCTATCTTCATCCACAGGTCCGGTTGGGGTTGCTACCTATTCTTTGCGGTTATGAACTACTTATACATCCCGGtaatcttcttcttctaCCCAGAAACTGCCGGTAGAagcttggaagagatcgacATCATTTATGCCAAGTCCCACGAAGAAGGTACTCAGGCCTGGAGAGTCGCTGCTAACTTACCCAAGTTGTCGTTgcaagaaatcgaagatcACGCAAACGCACTCGGTTTGTACGAAGATGAcctggagaaggaagagtTTATCGAAGATAAGGCAGACGACAATCGTGGAGCTCACGGCTATGCCCTGTTCGCCAGAAACACACAAAACAACGCCGAAgactcttcttctgcatctGAGAAAGACCCTCGTACCGCCTCTCAAGGTGATATCTGA
- the ARG7 gene encoding glutamate N-acetyltransferase (ancestral locus Anc_2.628): MKVSSALLQQGSKMIDKYALYVPKSGVFPKGFKVASAATGVKKNGNLDLGIIVNTNKSHQSSAAAVFTTNKFKAAPVLVSRTVLEETSGKNVNAIVVNSGCANSVTGDVGMADAKEMVGLVNSKLQLENSTLVMSTGVIGQRLQMDKISQGIDKIFNENRFGSDFSSWLDIAKSICTTDTFPKMISSEFALPNGARYTLTGMAKGAGMICPNMATLLGFIVTDLPIESHALQKMLRFSTERSFNCISVDGDMSTNDTICMIANGAVDTPEITESSPYYEQVKEQVTEFGKRLAHLVVRDGEGATKFVTVNVKNSLTFADAKIIAESISNSSLVKTALYGKDANWGRILCAIGYAKLENLSSLDVEKINVSFIATDNSEPRELKLVVNGVPQLEIDEERASEILALTDLEVLVDLGTGKEEAQFWTCDLSHEYVTINGDYRS, translated from the coding sequence ATGAAGGTTAGTTCAGCGTTGCTGCAGCAAGGATCAAAAATGATCGACAAGTATGCTTTGTATGTGCCCAAGTCTGGTGTCTTCCCAAAGGGCTTCAAGGTCGCCTCTGCTGCCACTGGCGTCAAGAAAAACGGCAATCTTGATCTGGGGATTATCGTGAATACCAACAAGTCACATCAGTcgtctgctgctgctgtttttACTACAAACAAATTCAAGGCAGCTCCGGTTTTGGTCTCAAGAACAGTGCTTGAGGAAACGTCTGGAAAGAACGTGAACGCAATTGTTGTCAATTCTGGTTGTGCAAACTCTGTCACTGGTGATGTGGGTATGGCCGATGCAAAGGAAATGGTCGGCCTAGTTAATAGTAAACTCCAACTGGAAAACTCTACTTTGGTGATGTCGACCGGTGTGATCGGTCAAAGATTACAGATGGACAAGATCTCGCAAGGTATCGACAAGATTTTCAATGAGAACAGATTTGGTTCTGACTTCTCCTCGTGGCTGGACATTGCCAAATCAATCTGCACCACTGACACATTCCCAAAgatgatttcttctgagTTCGCTTTGCCCAATGGCGCTAGATACACTTTAACAGGTATGGCCAAGGGTGCCGGTATGATTTGTCCTAACATGGCTACTCTTCTGGGTTTTATTGTGACTGATCTGCCCATTGAAAGCCATGCGTTGCAAAAAATGCTGCGCTTCTCAACCGAGCGCTCTTTCAACTGTATCTCAGTTGATGGAGATATGAGTACAAATGATACGATCTGCATGATTGCTAACGGTGCTGTTGATACTCCCGAGATTACCGAATCCAGCCCTTATTACGAGCAGGTTAAAGAGCAGGTTACAGAATTCGGTAAAAGATTGGCTCATTTAGTTGTTCGTGATGGTGAAGGAGCCACCAAGTTCGTCACCGTTAATGTCAAAAATTCCCTTACCTTTGCGGATGCTAAGATTATTGCTGAATCTATTTCGAACTCTTCGCTTGTCAAGACTGCGCTCTACGGTAAGGACGCCAACTGGGGAAGAATTCTATGTGCAATCGGTTATGCCAAGTTGGAAAATTTGAGCTCTCTGGATgtggagaagatcaacgTCAGTTTCATTGCAACAGACAATTCCGAACCACGGGAACTCAAGCTTGTGGTCAATGGTGTGCCCCAGTTGGAGATCGACGAAGAGAGAGCTTCCGAGATTCTGGCACTGACCGATCTGGAAGTTCTAGTCGATCTTGGAACcggcaaagaagaagctcagtTCTGGACATGCGATTTGTCTCATGAGTATGTCACAATCAATGGTGATTACAGATCATGA